Proteins from a single region of Runella sp. SP2:
- a CDS encoding prolyl oligopeptidase family serine peptidase, with protein sequence MSQIFRALSLCCAVVVSSSSLFAQKLAPLSVEKIMRDPKWMGVAPSNPFWSEDGSKVYFSWNPDKTTSDSLYVYDVASKQTRKVTPQERRALPGQFGGAYNRAFTQKLYAKNGDLFWLDIKTNQTRQLTNTVENESGVTFSGDETKAVFRRGLNLFALTLATGELVQLTNFQAGNKRPEAVTGEQEKWLKADQLAMFEILKERSDKKKEGDKIAKADLPKRPKEIYTGDAQVDNVTLAPKSNFITYRTVKAAAGTKPTIVPNYVTESGFTEDIPARTKVGVAQPTSQLFVYNIARDTVLEVSTKDLTGINDKPDYLKDYKQDTTKAKKPAARKVNFMSLSWSEDGKYAVVMVRSQDNKDRWIALLDPATAKLKTLDRVRDEAWVGGPGSFWLNWIDNETIVFHSEATGYSHLYSVNVANGTRKTLTSGKFEVQQAQLSRDKKSIYFTSNEVHPGEQHFYKMSVAGGERTALTKMTGNNDATLSPDESKLLIRYSSSTQPWELYLQDNQPNATAAKITNSTSEEFRSYAWREPQIVTVKATDGTDVYARLYVPKKKNGAAVIFVHGAGYLQNAHKWWSQYFREYMFHNLLVDMGYTVLDMDYRASAGYGRDVRTGIYRFMGGKDLDDNVDGAKYLVEKHGINAKRIGIYGGSYGGFITLMAMFTKPGVFAAGAALRPVTDWAAYNHGYTANILNEPQTDSLAYRRSSPIYHAAGLQGHLLICHGMVDVNVHIQDSYRLAQRLIELKKENWEMASYPMEDHGFVEPTSWMDEYKRILKLFQEKLK encoded by the coding sequence ATGAGCCAAATTTTCCGCGCATTGTCACTTTGTTGCGCTGTTGTGGTGAGTTCATCTTCGTTGTTTGCCCAAAAACTCGCCCCCCTTTCCGTTGAAAAAATCATGCGTGACCCCAAATGGATGGGTGTAGCGCCTTCCAATCCTTTTTGGAGCGAAGACGGTAGCAAAGTTTATTTTAGTTGGAATCCCGACAAGACGACTAGCGATTCGTTGTACGTCTATGATGTCGCTTCAAAACAAACCCGCAAAGTAACGCCCCAAGAGCGTCGTGCCTTGCCAGGCCAATTTGGAGGAGCGTACAATCGGGCGTTTACCCAAAAATTATATGCCAAAAATGGCGATTTGTTTTGGTTGGATATTAAAACAAATCAAACCCGTCAGTTGACCAATACCGTCGAAAATGAGTCGGGGGTAACTTTTAGCGGTGACGAAACGAAAGCCGTTTTTCGCCGTGGATTAAACTTGTTTGCGCTGACGTTGGCTACAGGAGAGTTGGTACAATTGACTAATTTTCAAGCAGGCAACAAACGTCCAGAAGCCGTAACTGGTGAGCAAGAAAAATGGCTAAAAGCTGACCAATTGGCGATGTTTGAGATTTTAAAAGAACGTTCAGACAAGAAGAAAGAAGGCGATAAAATTGCTAAAGCCGACCTGCCAAAACGCCCGAAAGAAATTTACACGGGAGATGCTCAAGTTGATAATGTAACGCTTGCCCCTAAGAGTAACTTTATTACGTATCGTACCGTAAAAGCAGCGGCAGGAACGAAGCCGACGATTGTGCCTAACTACGTTACTGAATCAGGTTTTACCGAAGATATCCCTGCACGGACGAAAGTAGGGGTGGCCCAACCAACGTCGCAATTGTTTGTCTATAACATCGCGCGCGATACGGTTCTGGAGGTTTCGACCAAAGATTTGACAGGTATCAACGATAAACCCGACTATTTGAAGGATTACAAACAAGACACCACCAAAGCGAAAAAGCCAGCGGCGCGCAAAGTGAATTTTATGAGCTTGTCGTGGTCGGAAGATGGCAAGTATGCGGTCGTGATGGTGCGTTCGCAAGACAACAAAGACCGCTGGATTGCGCTGTTAGACCCTGCAACGGCTAAATTAAAAACCCTTGACCGCGTTCGCGACGAAGCGTGGGTAGGTGGCCCAGGAAGCTTTTGGTTAAATTGGATTGATAATGAGACGATTGTGTTTCACTCGGAAGCAACGGGTTACTCGCATTTGTACAGCGTCAACGTAGCCAACGGTACGCGTAAAACGTTGACGTCGGGGAAATTTGAAGTGCAGCAAGCGCAACTCTCGCGCGATAAAAAGTCAATTTATTTTACTTCCAACGAAGTTCACCCTGGTGAACAGCATTTCTACAAAATGTCAGTAGCAGGAGGTGAACGCACGGCATTGACTAAAATGACAGGAAACAATGACGCAACGCTTTCACCCGATGAGTCTAAACTTTTGATTCGTTATTCGTCGAGTACACAGCCTTGGGAGTTGTATTTGCAAGATAATCAGCCCAATGCGACCGCTGCCAAAATTACTAACTCCACTTCGGAAGAGTTTCGTAGTTATGCTTGGCGCGAGCCTCAGATTGTGACGGTAAAAGCCACCGACGGGACTGACGTATATGCACGTTTGTACGTTCCAAAAAAGAAAAACGGTGCGGCGGTGATTTTTGTCCACGGTGCGGGTTATTTGCAAAACGCCCACAAATGGTGGAGTCAATATTTCAGAGAGTACATGTTCCATAACTTATTGGTGGACATGGGCTATACGGTGCTTGACATGGACTACCGCGCTTCGGCAGGTTATGGCCGCGACGTGCGCACGGGCATTTACCGTTTTATGGGCGGAAAAGACCTCGACGATAACGTGGACGGCGCCAAGTATTTGGTTGAAAAACACGGTATCAATGCCAAACGCATTGGTATTTATGGTGGGTCGTACGGCGGTTTTATCACGTTGATGGCGATGTTTACTAAGCCAGGTGTTTTTGCGGCAGGTGCAGCGCTCCGTCCCGTGACCGATTGGGCAGCCTATAATCATGGTTATACGGCCAACATCCTAAATGAACCCCAAACCGATTCGTTGGCGTACCGTCGTAGTTCGCCTATTTACCATGCCGCAGGCTTGCAAGGGCATTTGTTGATTTGCCACGGAATGGTCGATGTCAACGTGCACATTCAGGATTCGTACCGTTTGGCGCAGCGCCTCATTGAGTTGAAAAAAGAAAACTGGGAAATGGCCTCGTACCCGATGGAAGACCACGGTTTTGTAGAACCCACCAGCTGGATGGACGAGTACAAACGTATCTTGAAGTTGTTTCAGGAGAAGTTGAAATAG
- a CDS encoding acetyl-CoA hydrolase/transferase family protein, giving the protein MRPKISYVSPQEALSCIQSGNRVFVHGSAQTPTFLLRHLAQEAHRLHDVEIVSITVYGDVYVDKPEFEGHFHINSLFVSESIRKAVNEGRADYVPVFLSEIPELFNQKILPVDVAIVHVSVPDQHGYCSLGVSVDIARSAVNNARYVIAQVNPNVPRTHGDGMIHASRFHAMVYCEDALHEGKFGGAVTEVDQKIGQYVAELIDDGSTLQMGIGSIPNAVLQCLYHHKNLGVHTEMFSDGLIDLFDKDIINNKFKVINPNKTVTGFALGTKRLYDYVNDNPAFSFLDIDFVNDPHIIKQNPKVVAINSAVEVDVTGQICSDSIGTYQYSGVGGQMDFMRGAALSQGGKPIIALPSRTQKGVSRIVPFLKQGAGVVTTRAHAHYIITEYGSAYLFGKNLRQRAKALIDIAHPDDREGLEKACFERFKAL; this is encoded by the coding sequence TTGCGACCTAAAATCAGTTACGTCTCGCCCCAAGAAGCCCTTTCTTGCATTCAGTCTGGCAACCGTGTATTTGTGCACGGAAGTGCCCAAACGCCAACGTTTTTACTCCGTCATCTTGCCCAAGAAGCACATCGTCTGCACGACGTAGAAATTGTGTCGATTACCGTTTATGGTGATGTTTACGTGGATAAACCCGAATTTGAAGGGCATTTTCACATCAATTCGTTGTTTGTTTCGGAAAGTATTCGCAAAGCCGTCAACGAAGGCCGTGCCGACTATGTACCCGTTTTTTTGAGCGAAATTCCTGAGTTATTCAACCAAAAAATTCTGCCCGTCGATGTGGCTATCGTTCACGTTTCGGTACCCGACCAGCACGGGTATTGCTCGTTGGGTGTATCGGTTGACATCGCCCGTTCGGCCGTCAACAACGCCCGCTACGTCATTGCACAAGTCAACCCCAACGTGCCCCGCACCCACGGCGACGGCATGATTCACGCTAGTCGTTTTCACGCCATGGTATATTGCGAAGACGCACTGCACGAAGGGAAATTTGGAGGAGCAGTGACGGAAGTGGACCAAAAAATTGGCCAATACGTCGCCGAATTGATTGACGACGGCAGCACCTTGCAAATGGGCATTGGATCCATTCCCAATGCCGTCTTGCAATGCCTCTACCACCACAAAAACTTAGGCGTTCATACTGAAATGTTCAGCGATGGGTTGATTGATTTGTTCGATAAAGACATCATCAACAACAAATTCAAGGTCATCAATCCCAACAAAACCGTCACGGGTTTTGCCTTGGGTACCAAGCGGTTGTACGATTACGTCAACGACAATCCTGCCTTTTCTTTTTTAGACATTGACTTTGTCAACGACCCGCACATCATCAAACAAAACCCCAAAGTAGTAGCCATCAACAGCGCCGTAGAAGTGGATGTAACGGGGCAAATTTGCTCCGATTCCATCGGAACTTATCAGTATTCGGGCGTGGGTGGACAAATGGATTTTATGCGGGGAGCGGCGTTGAGTCAGGGTGGAAAACCCATTATTGCCCTGCCATCGCGGACTCAAAAAGGCGTATCGCGCATTGTTCCTTTCCTCAAACAAGGAGCAGGGGTGGTCACGACCCGCGCCCATGCACACTACATCATTACGGAATACGGTTCGGCCTATTTGTTTGGCAAAAACCTTCGTCAACGTGCCAAAGCGCTCATCGACATTGCCCATCCTGACGACCGCGAAGGACTTGAGAAAGCCTGTTTTGAACGGTTTAAAGCATTGTAA
- a CDS encoding Uma2 family endonuclease, translated as MVLITGILRKPRSNKLYTHDEYLRIEEKAKSKNEFYLGLIIPKAGSKAIHNEISANITTALKIAIRGLKQKYLVLNSDQKIRIDSEDTTVYPDALVICEKPEFWKGREDIIVNPYVIVEMLSKSTQNYDRGEKFMLYQRLPSLKEYIVVEQHTPLVESWYQLEENTWQKTAAQGTDGLLSIRSLGITLCLDEVYEHIDF; from the coding sequence ATGGTCTTAATCACGGGAATTTTACGAAAGCCACGCTCCAACAAACTCTACACGCACGACGAATACTTGCGCATTGAAGAAAAAGCGAAGAGCAAAAATGAGTTTTACTTAGGCTTAATAATCCCTAAGGCTGGTTCAAAAGCAATCCACAATGAAATAAGTGCCAATATTACTACAGCCTTAAAAATAGCTATTCGTGGATTAAAGCAGAAATATCTTGTTTTGAATAGTGACCAAAAAATTCGCATCGATTCAGAAGACACGACAGTTTACCCTGATGCTTTGGTGATTTGTGAAAAGCCTGAGTTTTGGAAGGGTCGCGAGGACATCATTGTTAACCCGTACGTGATTGTAGAGATGTTGTCAAAAAGTACCCAAAACTACGACCGAGGCGAAAAATTTATGTTATACCAACGACTCCCTTCGCTGAAGGAATACATTGTCGTAGAACAACACACTCCCCTCGTTGAGTCTTGGTATCAATTGGAAGAAAACACGTGGCAAAAAACAGCCGCGCAGGGAACAGATGGGCTCTTGTCGATTCGTTCGTTAGGCATCACGTTGTGTTTGGATGAGGTTTACGAACATATTGATTTTTAA
- a CDS encoding gliding motility-associated C-terminal domain-containing protein, translating to MKKQLRELLLCSLLFSTPYWAFAIHIVGGNFGMKSLPQRGSYQINLTLFFDVEGSAAISNAETTASCSIRSIADGRIVRSFTMTRQRFEPLAYKNAICVQQGKLRTATGYFSQELFLDPAIYNQPQGYLLVFTNCCRNQAISNIQNPVISEGVITLQFPAITQNGAEFRNSSPDFGLPNGDYICINKPFDFNSMATDADGDELRYSMVTPYGKLDINNSFQEVRWAAGLGLSNVIPGPRPPVVNPRTGLMSLTANRPGLYVFTILVEEYRAGKRIGFVRRDFQLPVVDCQRSTLPEPPIYTSTSPNQAVQELELCEGASVTLATAEKSDYAYQWQRDNANLMGANSTSLLVTQPGDYRVIVSSALVCAGDTNSLIVKVKKAPSPTIQLNPTDTLRLCAAENGELRVTESANYQYKWYRNGEVIVGQEKSTLNVQSAGTYSVQVTTQLRPNCPVSAWDTVQVVIGAVVTFDSLGTVCFSDSGVVPLRVSPAGGVFVGKGVEANSVKVKEVGVGTHTVSYELKDPATGCIGKQTRSLVVLPLPEISLATAQSVAQGETVTLKPQTKDPMNEQFQWSPAEGLDNPFSPTPTVSVQQNTTYTLRVTDKNGCVNQAGIRLVSSNLILIPDAFSPNGDGVNDRLEIKKNGDFPSLELFIYNRWGELLFHEKDAYQNSWDGTYREKRVQAGIYSYVIQNLEKGVKQAGRLWVLY from the coding sequence ATGAAAAAACAATTACGTGAGTTGTTGTTGTGTAGCCTACTGTTTTCTACACCTTATTGGGCTTTTGCTATCCATATCGTTGGGGGAAATTTTGGAATGAAATCGTTGCCTCAAAGAGGTTCTTACCAAATCAATTTGACGCTTTTTTTTGATGTGGAAGGCAGTGCAGCGATTTCAAATGCTGAGACAACCGCCAGTTGCAGTATTCGTTCGATTGCCGATGGGCGTATTGTCCGAAGTTTTACCATGACCCGTCAACGGTTTGAACCCCTAGCGTATAAAAATGCTATCTGCGTGCAACAAGGTAAATTACGAACCGCTACGGGCTATTTCTCCCAAGAACTTTTTTTAGACCCTGCCATTTACAACCAGCCACAGGGGTATTTGCTTGTTTTTACCAATTGCTGTCGTAATCAAGCGATTTCTAATATTCAAAATCCCGTTATTTCTGAAGGCGTAATCACGTTGCAATTTCCTGCCATTACGCAAAATGGGGCGGAATTTCGTAACTCTTCTCCCGATTTTGGCCTTCCAAACGGTGATTATATTTGTATCAATAAGCCTTTTGATTTTAATTCGATGGCGACCGATGCCGATGGCGACGAGTTGCGGTATTCGATGGTCACACCCTACGGAAAATTAGACATAAACAATAGTTTTCAAGAGGTACGGTGGGCGGCGGGATTGGGTTTATCCAACGTGATTCCTGGGCCACGGCCTCCCGTAGTTAATCCTCGAACGGGTCTGATGTCCCTGACGGCCAATCGGCCAGGTCTGTATGTTTTTACTATATTGGTAGAGGAATACCGAGCTGGAAAACGTATCGGTTTTGTTCGGCGCGATTTTCAACTGCCAGTGGTTGACTGTCAGCGTAGTACCCTTCCTGAGCCTCCTATTTATACATCTACTTCCCCCAATCAAGCGGTTCAAGAGTTGGAGTTGTGCGAAGGGGCTTCGGTCACGTTAGCTACTGCGGAAAAAAGCGATTATGCGTACCAATGGCAGAGAGACAATGCCAATTTGATGGGAGCCAATTCGACTTCGTTGCTTGTCACCCAGCCTGGAGATTATCGCGTTATTGTCAGCTCGGCGCTTGTTTGTGCAGGAGATACCAATTCACTGATTGTAAAGGTAAAAAAAGCGCCTTCTCCCACCATTCAACTCAACCCGACGGATACGCTGCGTCTTTGTGCGGCTGAAAATGGTGAATTGCGCGTAACGGAGTCTGCTAATTATCAATACAAATGGTACAGGAATGGAGAAGTGATTGTAGGACAAGAAAAGTCAACCTTGAATGTCCAATCAGCAGGGACGTACAGTGTTCAGGTTACTACCCAACTTCGACCCAATTGCCCTGTTTCTGCTTGGGATACTGTGCAAGTGGTCATAGGGGCCGTCGTTACTTTTGATTCCTTGGGTACAGTGTGTTTTAGCGATTCGGGAGTGGTGCCGTTGCGGGTATCTCCTGCGGGAGGCGTTTTTGTTGGAAAAGGAGTAGAAGCCAACAGTGTGAAGGTCAAAGAAGTTGGAGTAGGGACACATACGGTAAGCTACGAGCTCAAAGACCCAGCTACGGGTTGTATTGGTAAGCAAACCCGTTCGTTGGTTGTGCTGCCCCTTCCCGAAATCAGCCTTGCGACCGCTCAAAGCGTTGCTCAGGGCGAAACAGTTACGCTAAAACCCCAAACGAAAGACCCGATGAATGAACAATTTCAGTGGTCTCCTGCGGAAGGGCTTGACAATCCATTCTCTCCAACTCCTACTGTTTCGGTTCAACAAAATACAACTTATACCCTTCGAGTGACTGATAAAAACGGATGTGTCAATCAGGCAGGGATTAGGCTTGTTTCCTCCAACCTAATCCTAATCCCCGATGCGTTTTCTCCCAATGGCGACGGGGTAAATGACCGCTTGGAGATTAAAAAGAATGGCGATTTTCCCAGCCTTGAACTGTTTATTTACAATCGATGGGGAGAGTTATTGTTTCATGAAAAAGATGCCTACCAAAATTCGTGGGATGGTACCTACCGTGAGAAACGTGTTCAAGCAGGCATCTATAGTTATGTCATTCAAAACTTGGAAAAGGGGGTGAAACAAGCGGGTCGCCTTTGGGTGCTGTATTGA
- a CDS encoding NIPSNAP family protein, with protein MFKSVIAFLALLLIGFTANAKRDFYQIKVYHLKTEEQERKVDDFLKQAYLPALHRLGIAHVGVFKPIPNPEKPADEKLIYVFIPFKSQDDFFKLEQKLAADKAYWADGKVYLDAVYTEPPYDRIETILLTAFEKNPRYNVPQFKSPMKERVYELRSYEGHTEKISKNKIKMFNDGDEVGLFKRLNFNAVFYGEVVAGSRMPNLMYLTTFENRPDRDAHWKSFSADEYWKKLSAMPEYQKNVSKNDQRLLYPTDYSDI; from the coding sequence ATGTTTAAATCAGTTATTGCATTTTTGGCGCTGTTACTCATTGGATTTACGGCCAATGCCAAGCGCGATTTTTACCAAATTAAAGTGTATCATTTAAAAACCGAAGAGCAGGAAAGAAAAGTAGATGACTTTCTGAAACAAGCCTATTTGCCTGCGCTTCACCGCCTTGGGATTGCGCACGTGGGTGTTTTTAAACCGATTCCCAATCCCGAAAAACCTGCCGACGAAAAGCTGATTTATGTGTTTATTCCGTTTAAGTCGCAAGATGATTTTTTCAAATTAGAACAAAAGTTGGCGGCTGATAAGGCTTACTGGGCCGACGGAAAAGTGTATTTGGATGCGGTTTATACCGAACCGCCCTACGACCGCATCGAGACCATTTTGTTAACGGCGTTTGAAAAGAATCCGCGCTACAATGTGCCTCAGTTTAAATCGCCAATGAAAGAGCGTGTGTACGAATTACGTAGCTACGAAGGGCATACAGAAAAGATTTCAAAAAATAAGATTAAGATGTTCAACGACGGCGACGAAGTGGGACTTTTTAAACGCTTGAATTTCAACGCGGTCTTTTACGGTGAAGTAGTAGCAGGAAGCAGAATGCCGAACCTGATGTACCTCACCACGTTCGAAAATCGCCCCGATCGCGATGCACATTGGAAGTCGTTTAGTGCGGACGAATACTGGAAAAAACTTTCGGCCATGCCTGAGTATCAAAAGAATGTGTCTAAAAACGACCAACGCCTTTTGTACCCAACCGATTATTCGGATATTTAG
- a CDS encoding helix-turn-helix domain-containing protein — protein sequence MAERKLNSTNYQNQVFLEEKCALNELIHLLSKRWLTEVMFSIEEGNVRFSSIKEDLKYISDNVLADRLKLLEKYKLIIRMENEKEVPVRVEYTLTSKGTTLSEWLDVLCNFAENEMDFSN from the coding sequence ATGGCAGAACGTAAACTAAATTCGACCAATTACCAAAACCAAGTTTTTCTGGAGGAAAAATGTGCGCTCAACGAACTGATTCACTTGTTAAGCAAACGCTGGTTGACGGAAGTAATGTTCAGTATCGAAGAGGGAAATGTTCGTTTTTCGAGCATCAAAGAAGACCTTAAATACATCAGCGACAATGTGTTGGCCGACCGTTTAAAGCTTTTGGAAAAATACAAACTGATTATCCGAATGGAGAACGAAAAAGAAGTGCCCGTGCGGGTAGAATATACCTTGACATCGAAAGGAACAACGCTCAGTGAATGGTTGGATGTGCTGTGCAATTTCGCCGAAAATGAGATGGATTTTTCGAATTAA
- a CDS encoding aminotransferase class V-fold PLP-dependent enzyme: MITFYPGPSKIYPQVEQYLQDAYRSGILSMNHRSQGFMDVLKETLRLMHDKLAIPADYSIYLVSSATEAWEIVAQSLTQQHSAHHYNGAFGKKWFSYATHIVPQTSGSLFPINQTLPYHLFQEGEERAAFNRQRLSDYEVLCLTHSETSNGTQIRMQELAEIRSLTDALIAVDATSSMGGVAFDWTLGDVWFASVQKCFGLPAGMGVMVCSPKALEKARQVNDILRYNSLLFVHENFEKYQTHYTPNTLGVYLLMRVMEKIEPIAAIDQQTVKRAEILYQFIENETVWEPLVTNKATRSDTVIAIKGESEAIAALKKEATLAGITLGNGYGEWKNNTFRIANFPAIEDEEMAQLKSFLRKI; this comes from the coding sequence CGCAGCCAAGGCTTCATGGACGTGCTGAAAGAAACTTTGCGGTTGATGCACGACAAATTGGCGATTCCTGCCGATTATTCCATTTATTTGGTATCGTCGGCCACGGAGGCGTGGGAGATAGTGGCGCAGTCGTTGACACAGCAACACAGCGCCCATCACTACAATGGCGCTTTTGGGAAGAAATGGTTTAGCTACGCCACCCACATCGTTCCCCAAACGTCAGGCTCTTTGTTCCCCATCAATCAAACCTTGCCGTATCATTTGTTTCAGGAAGGGGAGGAGCGTGCGGCTTTTAACCGTCAGCGTCTGAGCGATTATGAAGTCCTTTGTTTGACCCACAGCGAAACCTCCAACGGCACCCAAATTCGGATGCAAGAACTGGCCGAAATCCGTTCGTTGACCGATGCGCTGATTGCAGTGGACGCTACTTCGTCGATGGGAGGAGTTGCCTTTGATTGGACGCTCGGCGATGTGTGGTTTGCGTCCGTGCAAAAGTGCTTTGGTTTGCCCGCAGGCATGGGGGTGATGGTATGTTCGCCCAAAGCCCTTGAAAAAGCACGTCAAGTAAACGATATTTTGCGCTACAACAGTTTATTGTTTGTGCACGAAAACTTTGAAAAGTACCAAACCCATTACACGCCCAACACGCTTGGGGTGTATTTGTTGATGCGGGTCATGGAGAAAATTGAACCGATTGCCGCAATTGACCAACAAACGGTTAAACGTGCTGAAATTTTGTATCAATTTATTGAAAATGAAACTGTTTGGGAACCTTTGGTAACAAACAAAGCGACCCGTTCGGATACAGTTATTGCGATCAAAGGGGAGTCAGAAGCGATTGCTGCGCTTAAAAAAGAAGCGACTTTGGCGGGAATTACCTTGGGCAATGGCTACGGCGAATGGAAAAATAATACCTTCCGAATCGCTAATTTTCCTGCCATTGAGGACGAAGAAATGGCGCAATTGAAGTCTTTTTTACGAAAAATATAA